The genomic region CTCCGCGAACATTTTTGGTAGCGTTGGTAGCAGAGAGAAGAATGAGAGGGGTTATGCCCCCGTTTTTTAGAGAACGCTTTTTCCCCGCCgtacagtggcgctaactggatCCACAATTGAGTTTTCGGAACTACGTGGCTGGATCCACTTTCCAGTGCCACGATAAAACGACCGATTGGTTCGAGTCCGTGCTAAATCCACAAATTGTGGTTcgtgtccgtgctagatccataaTTGTGGATTTCTAAAATACGaaacatataatagatttattaatatgttttattaaatattattagctGCGTGATCTTTTTCcactttacatatattatgaagtaatatatacgtatatatagaattaaaatgcatattttatttcacataaaatttaatgttttaataatttcaataaaaaagtattttaataaaatatatatgtgtatattacttcaataaatattaccgaaatgaaaaataaaattatacgcaATAATGTTTCGTACTTTATTAAgtgatatgtatatgtgtaccaATCAACtgacacaatatatatgtatatatatatatatatgtatatatatatatatatatatatatatatatatatatatatatatataattttatatatattgacatcaaacacgatataaatcgcataatttttaattacataaattgataaataattaatatatttttattatgatgtcattttaatcgcaaaaatctcattaatccattacaattatttttggaccgataaaatgcgaaatgttaaaattttattttctatgctAAAATGAAATACGATTCGAAAGACCGGAGATAAAAGAAGGCTCGTGACGAGACTTCGGCACTCTCTTTAATGTTGGCTATCTCGCTTGCTCCttactcgttctctctctcgctttccttGAGCTCCAGCATCGAAGATCTTTAGGCTCCTGAGTAGTCACCGCGGCCATACTGAAATCGTAACGTCACAAGCGAGAAATAGCGAGAAATGACACCCTGATTTATATTGCAactgacatgtaaataaaaacatatttcaacgaaataatactacCAATCTCTTCAGAACACTTGTAAAAATGGACGGCTGATAATCCTTTCTTttgacaattgataaataactgtaaCTTGAGTCTAAAATGAATCCTtgaaatgcggaaaaacacgcgatttgacagctgttgaaaagagaggaaaatgttactttacacagtttattcCTTACACAGCTTGGCAGCCGTCCGTTTTCataagtttcataaatacgttGCACATTACAACACTagtaaaaagcaaataattacgacgtaggttgcaacataaattgggttgtcatttctcgcttctgacatatttcccaaaagaaggaaagagacaGAATTATATGTCGCCACCGTCGACATCGAAGTTTCGTGGCGAgtactcaggagccttaatctaattcaaaattatccgATTTAGTTGTTGTGATTatgtcttatatgtatatcagtgTCATTTTAAACGCAAATGTCTTGCTAAtccaataattacttttaacaaaatatgaaataaaagagttatttgattttatttcctattataaaattttatatatatatatatacacatatatattgtgtcaGTTGATtggtacacatatacatagcACTTAATAAAGTACGAAACATTATTGcgtataatcttatttttcatttcggtaatatatattgaagtaatatacacatatatattttattaaaatacttttttattaaaattattaaaatattaaattttatgtaaaataaaatatgcattttaattctatatatacatatatattacttcataatatatgCTAAAGTGGAAAAAGATCACGCagctaataatatttaataaaacatattaataaatctcttATATGTTTCGTACTTTAGAGATCTATAAttatggatctagcacggacacgAACCATAATTTGTGCATCTAGCACGGACTTGAACCAATCGGTCGTTTTATCGTGGCACTGGAAAGTGGATCCAGCCACGTAGTTCCGAAAACTCAATTGTGGatccagttagcgccactgtacGGCGGAGAAAAAGCGTTCTCTAAAAAACGGGGGCATGATCCCTCTCATTCTTCTCTCTGGTGATAGCGAGTTCCCTGAACGCACCCATAGTGTCTCTTCAAACGCGCCCGTAAAGGTCTTGTTAGAGGTGttgttgtttttttctaacctttctctctttgactCTTGTTAAtctaatattcaaattaaaaaaagaaaaaaagaaaataaatagtagTGAAATTATGGAAAATGAAGAGATAGTACAATTACgtaagcaaaaaaaagaacttttaaaaaaagcaattcaattaaaagacaaaCTAAAGGCTCAAGAAGATGACAAAGATCAaccattaattaatttcaatatgtatttgattaattatttctgtaattaattctttcctATGCAAATTCTTTGATCAATAAACTTATCCATTCCAAATAATTGTAGCCCACTATCTTTTGATAATGAAGATTACAAATTATCGAAACCACAATCCATCAAATACAAGGCTAAATTATGTGAGATTGCGGGTCAGGTGACAGGAATAACATTCAaagatatcaataaaaaatggttatgcaacaatatttttatttatacagcaAGAGTGATAACAAAAACAATTTCCTTGAATCTTGAATTGACAGTGATTCTCATGGTATAAGAGAATTGCAAAATTCAATACGttgtaactaatttttttaatgttgtttttttaattttttaacttctcTTTTCAGGATATGGATGACTTTAAAATTGACAATATAATATGCTACTTTATAGACATTGAGCATTGTTACATGCTCGAAATATCTCCTTGGTTTgagaaaattacaaacataaaaaacttttctcttCTTATGTCTGGTAAATAATCACAATGATATAaactataacaattttaatgccatataataaatcatccTTCTTTCAGCACTTTCCGATTACAATGAAAATAACATTCTTAGATCTAAGATTCTCCATAGTTtagaatcaaataaatatgcaacTATACAACCTTATACTCAGGAAAATGgaggtatattattatatgtgcaCTCATCcataaatacagaaaaaaactatataatattccaGTGGACAATGAAATTTTTGGAACTAACATGGCAcgttgaacatttttttacagtaaaacCTACAGATataggtaaaaaaataaacattttaaatagaaattacaaTAGTAGTTAAatagatacaaaatattattaatttgttgatttaggaataaaattttctaaggAA from Anoplolepis gracilipes chromosome 6, ASM4749672v1, whole genome shotgun sequence harbors:
- the LOC140666735 gene encoding uncharacterized protein, with amino-acid sequence MENEEIVQLRKQKKELLKKAIQLKDKLKAQEDDKDQPLINFNIPLSFDNEDYKLSKPQSIKYKAKLCEIAGQVTGITFKDINKKWLCNNIFIYTARVITKTISLNLELTVILMDMDDFKIDNIICYFIDIEHCYMLEISPWFEKITNIKNFSLLMSALSDYNENNILRSKILHSLESNKYATIQPYTQENGGILLYVHSSINTEKNYIIFQWTMKFLELTWHVEHFFTVKPTDIGIKFSKENRTLLKEFCEISLTKDKLVELWDRLCIAIDNYAKNTNA